The Caldalkalibacillus salinus nucleotide sequence AGCTTAGCGAATAAAAGCTTTCAACATCTAACTTTCAACAGCTAATAGATAGACTAGTCAGAAGCCAGGAATCAATCCTGGCTTTTTCTATTTTCATTCATGCTAAACAGTCATTATTATTCCTTGTTGCGCATATTTCTCTAATGAAGGGACACGCCTTTAATTCAAGCCAAGGAGGAATGCGTATGTCTAATCAGAGCCAACCATTTATCAGACCTAACACAACGGGTAGCATCGTTCAATATCAAGACACGTATGACAATTTTATTGGGGGTGAATGGGTGCCCCCAAAGAAGGGGCAATACTTTGAAAATCCCTCCCCGGTAGACGGGAAAACATTCACCAAAGTGGCTCGTTCCACTGAGGAGGATATTGAAGCCGCTTTAAGTGCCGCCCACCGTGCCAAAGACGCGTGGGGAAAAACGTCGGTAGAACAAAGGAGTCGCATATTACTCCAAATAGCGGATCGTCTTGAAGAAAATCTAGAACCACTTGCCTTGTCTGAAACGTGGGATAACGGTAAAGCCATCCGGGAAACACTAGCCGCTGATCTACCACTGGCCATCGATCATTGGCGCTACTTTGCTGGTGTGATTCGAGGTGAAGAAAGCGGCGTGTCAGAAATCGATGCCCAAACCGTCTCAATGCACATCAACGAGCCTATCGGCGTGGTCGGTCAGATTATTCCTTGGAACTTTCCACTATTAATGGCGTCCTGGAAGCTAGCACCTGCCCTGGCCGCGGGTAACTGTGTGGTTCTAAAACCGGCGGAACAAACACCTGCGACGATCTTGCTATTCGCTGAACTCGTTGGCGACTTGCTTCCACCAGGCGTGCTTAATATTGTCAACGGATTCGGTCCTGAAGCGGGGCAACCTCTTGCCACCTCTCCTAATGTAGGAAAAATTGCCTTTACAGGGGAAACGACAACGGGTCGATTGATCATGCAATTTGCTTCGGAGAACATTAAGCCTGTCACCCTTGAATTAGGCGGAAAATCGCCAAACGTCTTCACTGAAAGTGTACTACGGGAGGATGATGCTTTCTTAGACAAAGCCTTAGAAGGGTTTACCATGTTCGCTCTGAATCAAGGGGAAGTTTGTACCTGTCCATCACGCGCTTTCATTCAAGAATCGATCTACGATGAGTTCATGGACAGAGCCCTTAAGAGAGTGAAAGAAATTAAAATGGGAGACCCACTTAAGCAGGACACGATGATGGGGGCACAAGCATCAGCCGATCAATATGAGAAGATTCTCAGCTACATCGATATCGGGCAAAAAGAAGGCGCCCGTGTCTTAACGGGAGGGCGTGCGTATCAGAATCCTCAATATCCTCAAGGTTATTATGTTGAACCCACCGTGTTTGAGGGGCACAACAAAATGAGAATCTTCCAAGAAGAAATCTTTGGACCTGTCGTTTCCGTTACAACGTTCAAAGATGAAAACGATCTCATCGAACAAGCGAATGATACACTCTATGGATTAGGTGCTGGTGTGTGGACGAGAGATATGCATCAAGCGTATGGCTTATCTAGACAAATCGAGGCCGGTCGTGTCTGGGTAAATTGTTATCACGCCTATCCTGCTCATGCCTCATTCGGGGGTTATAAGCAGTCTGGTATCGGACGTGAAACACATAAGATGATGCTTGAGCACTATCAGCAAACGAAAAACATGCTCATATCCTACGATAAGAATCCTACTGGCCTCTTTTAAAAGGAACTTCCCTTTTGAAAGGAGGTTTGAGATGACACAAGTCAAACGTGTTTTGGCTACGAATGAGGCCACGAAACTCATACAAGAGCTTAAAAATACACACGGGGCACTCATGTTTCATCAGAGTGGAGGTTGCTGTGATGGCTCTTCCCCGATGTGCTATAAAGCGGGACAGTT carries:
- a CDS encoding aldehyde dehydrogenase family protein, whose product is MSNQSQPFIRPNTTGSIVQYQDTYDNFIGGEWVPPKKGQYFENPSPVDGKTFTKVARSTEEDIEAALSAAHRAKDAWGKTSVEQRSRILLQIADRLEENLEPLALSETWDNGKAIRETLAADLPLAIDHWRYFAGVIRGEESGVSEIDAQTVSMHINEPIGVVGQIIPWNFPLLMASWKLAPALAAGNCVVLKPAEQTPATILLFAELVGDLLPPGVLNIVNGFGPEAGQPLATSPNVGKIAFTGETTTGRLIMQFASENIKPVTLELGGKSPNVFTESVLREDDAFLDKALEGFTMFALNQGEVCTCPSRAFIQESIYDEFMDRALKRVKEIKMGDPLKQDTMMGAQASADQYEKILSYIDIGQKEGARVLTGGRAYQNPQYPQGYYVEPTVFEGHNKMRIFQEEIFGPVVSVTTFKDENDLIEQANDTLYGLGAGVWTRDMHQAYGLSRQIEAGRVWVNCYHAYPAHASFGGYKQSGIGRETHKMMLEHYQQTKNMLISYDKNPTGLF